A DNA window from Oenanthe melanoleuca isolate GR-GAL-2019-014 chromosome 11, OMel1.0, whole genome shotgun sequence contains the following coding sequences:
- the NLRC5 gene encoding protein NLRC5, whose protein sequence is MQAPPQSDELELRAAVAGARPRLAQLLARCPRWLLATAQRWLPPAALSSLGAVAEPREKASLLLHLLEEAGPAAWKHFAQSVCMEYDLPLDLEVLLMSSAGEGYFSQTEETDTDTRVQSSVPKGSARRRRPSSSGSDREAKQRRLDSSAKYRHLLINSIHQRYGSRREAGAEAQEQTQPLPFNQTFVNVVIHQSKAPRSRERAEKPREELAGAAEPEECADTAMKVSDLLCSEAPSNTTKVILLFGKPGTGKTRLMHRICQKWAEGVLPQFLFTFLFEFRQLNLLKRKLTLKELLFDMFLQPEDSPDAAFQGLLENAQQTLIIFDGLDEFAANMDVSGSSRRDPGLCSPVPISQLFADLCHGKLLPGCTVLVTSRPKRLPDFLLHTVSVLAEIWGFDHEKVEEYVSRYFHQHSFRERAIAQVKSNTKLLSMCLIPALCNIVCICLEYLLLKHQMSVELPQTMTQLYIKMFFIFLNKQQGDCAGDEETQLNCNKKAILGLLDLALRGLEEKKLVFYVGDIPEDVKEFASLHGLLTVFEVKTSGTCPEVGYAFVHLSLQEFFAALCLMVSRRVDKNYLKKKFFLKSKWNSKNETKTEFMESFHIFLSGLSSRECRTFLMLLAEQDEAWVQEKQDVILQSLKKLAATHLSGPKVLELCHCTFETQNLKVAQHIGSLLNFKYEFKNFRLTALDMSALVFVINLSQDLICLDFAGCLVDTDCLEVLAGCKNVEHLSFRSRRCGDDFAAALSKAMQGMGSLKKLELTGGSITAEGMTDLVQAASQCLQLEEINLQGNRIRDPDVKRVMDLFSKMGKLKKVDLSNNYLYLDAVLSLAKEGIVCQNVTELCARVNTVIIHFSGSSGGVQRSLDLKLEENKDHVIPTRCVNLCLQDHRLSSQHSKMIVAILQSCPCLSEVDLSGNKLGDEGCSFLLESLPCLSISKQLNLSQNCLSVTSICSLLKSVKTCQRVMEVQVSLCHDTAVLRFREDREVAALPPREEPVFSADDQQHGEENQTPTSSQKIRLTDCNFQASDLKSLCAVLKECGHISELDLSHNYLGDEGLLQLFQCLPKLRMLRSLKFNGNQISLNSVFFLAQSLATLEHIKTVSLSLGHTQVVHLTFWERVRSASRWRSGSQAHPKLEAEGQSFSLRDCRVALEDVTRLCQTLAQCPQLTEMDLSGNSLSDQSMERLLSFLPSLCHLTLLSIRRNPLSPHCAVVLLSSISLCGRIRVVEVRSRENAFLHLGASTQSQKTSCRLTGCAIGPGQVEQLCSILEQHGGLAEVDLSRNELGDEGLRCLLDHLHRVPGTCSLNLSHNGISQDGVLHLINAFVTSGNTTEVQVSLCSKATLIIKLTSGNDPRKILRLAECNFQPEHLDKLFLLLEKCTALTEYMSSNNNMTVQAAERLLHSLRKDLGLLKISIEEPWVCKERARNLLQLAVQASGNISGITICKDKTLFQLVIRFPHCLEKTESVISRLSLYKPEVKHSFCQRLCEKCAQLQELRWSHMELHEDEAEILVRILLCLPELKMFGLSSSSVASTGIEYLMSGLQNCQAIEELNLGYMKLSSAAIPGLVLGLCEMPSLKRLVLNHNNIGNDGCSKLAEALRGMHNMEEINLSHNKIGDPGLISLAAVLLEMPNLKKLDLSGNCPSPAGGERLMAALAHCKHIKELLLSRNGFGDRTAVTLALCLPHMANLKILHFQNNEIGQAGGLELARALVVCELLEEISLSENALGEQSVRALSQGLPCLQHLRRMDLKFCGITDDASKSLSLAFRQCPSLEEITLSWNALEDGGAQELAIALPKMEKLKVLDLEKNRIGASGATKLMEELAKCPGIQFIRLWDNTVPKGLAESLTSQDPRLCFSFN, encoded by the exons GTTACTTCAGCCAGACAGAAGAAACAGACACAGATACAAGAGTCCAGTCATCTGTGCCAAAAG GCTCTGCTCGCCGCCGCcgtcccagcagctctgggagtgACAGGGAAGCCAAACAGCGACGGCTGG ATTCATCTGCGAAGTACCGGCATCTCCTCATCAATTCTATCCACCAGAGGTATGGAAgcaggagagaagcaggagcagaagcACAGGAACAAACACAGCCACTGCCTTTCAACCAAACCTTTGTCAACGTTGTCATTCACCAGAGCAAAGCCCCCCGCTCaagggagagagcagagaaaccccgagaggagctggcaggtgctgctgagccagAGGAATGTGCAGACACAGCCATGAAAGTGTCAGATCTGCTTTGCAGTGAGGCCCCATCAAACACCACAAAGGTGATCCTTTTGTTTGGTAAACCAGGTACAGGCAAGACCAGGCTGATGCACAGGATTTGTCAGAAATGGGCAGAAGGTGTCCTACCTCAGTTCCTTTTCACTTTCCTGTTTGAGTTTCGGCAGCTGaatttgttaaaaagaaaattgacGCTGAAGGAGCTTTTGTTTGACATGTTCCTTCAGCCAGAGGACAGCCCTGATGCAGCGTTCCAGGGCCTGCTGGAGAATGCCCAGCAGACACTGATCATTTTTGATGGGCTGGATGAGTTTGCAGCTAACATGGACGTGTCAGGGTCCTCCAGGAGAGACCCAGGTCTTTGCTCCCCTGTGCCCATATCCCAGCTCTTCGCAGACCTCTGCCATGGGAAGCTCCTGCCTGGTTGCACAGTGCTGGTCACCAGCCGACCCAAGAGGCTGCCTGACTTCTTATTACATACAGTAAGTGTGCTGGCAGAGATTTGGGGGTTTGACCATGAGAAGGTTGAGGAATATGTCAGCCGCTATTTCCATCAGCATTCGTTCAGAGAACGAGCCATTGCTCAGGTGAAGAGCAACACCAAACTCCTCAGCATGTgcctcatccctgctctgtgcaacATTGTGTGCATCTGCTTGGAGTATCTGCTCCTCAAACACCAGATGAGCGTGGAGCTTCCTCAGACCATGACACAGCTTTATATCAAAATGTTCTTCATCTTCCTAAACAAGCAGCAAGGAGACTGTGCCGGTGATGAGGAGACTCAGCTGAACTGTAACAAAAAGGCCATTTTGGGTCTGCTTGATCTTGCACTGAGAGGCCTGGAAGAGAAGAAACTTGTGTTTTATGTTGGTGATATTCCTGAGGATGTGAAGGAATTTGCTTCCTTGCATGGACTGCTGACTGTCTTTGAGGTGAAGACGAGTGGCACTTGCCCAGAGGTTGGCTATGCCTTTGTGCACTTGAGCTTGCAGGAGTTTTTTGCAGCACTGTGTCTCATGGTGAGTAGGAGGGTGGACAAGAACTACTTGAAGAAGAAGTTCTTCTTGAAGTCAAAGTGGAATTCAAAGAATGAGACAAAGACTGAGTTTATGGAGAGTTTTCACATATTCCTCTCGGGCTTGTCGTCAAGAGAGTGTAGGACATTTCTcatgctgctggcagagcaagATGAAGCTTGggtgcaggaaaagcaggatgtgATCCTGCAGTCTCTCAAGAAACTGGCAGCCACTCATCTGTCAGGGCCCAAGGTCCTTGAGCTCTGCCACTGCACCTTTGAAACACAAAACCTCAAAGTAGCCCAGCACATTGGGAGCCTGCTGAATTTCAAGTATGAGTTTAAAAACTTCAGACTGACAGCGCTGGACATGTCAGCTTTGGTTTTTGTCATAAACTTGAGCCAGGATTTGATTTGCTTGGATTTTGCAGGATGTCTTGTGGACACTGACTGTTTGGAGGTTCTGGCTGGCTGTAAAAATGTGGAACATTTGAG CTTTCGTAGCAGGAGATGTGGTGATGACTTCGCTGCTGCTCTTTCAAAGGCCATGCAAGGAATGGGGAGCCTGAAGAAACTGGA GTTGACAGGTGGGAGCATCACAGCTGAGGGGATGACTGACTTGGTCCAGGCTGCATCACAGTGCCTCCAGCTCGAGGAAATAAA CTTGCAGGGCAATCGGATACGGGATCCAGACGTGAAGAGGGTGATGGACCTGTTTTCCAAAATGGGAAAGCTGAAGAAAGTAGA CCTGAGCAACAACTACCTTTACTTGGATGCTGTTCTCAGTTTGGCAAAGGAAGGCATCGTGTGTCAAAATGTCACTGAGCTGTGTGCCAG GGTGAACACTGTGATTATTCATTTTTCTGGCTCATCTGGGGGAGTTCAAAG ATCTTTGGATTTGAAGTTGGAAGAGAATAAAGACCACGTAATTCCAACTAGATGTGTGAATTTATG CTTGCAGGATCACAGGCTGTCTTCCCAACATTCCAAGATGATTGTGGCCATtctccagagctgtccctgtctctCTGAAGTGGA TTTATCAGGCAACAAGCTTGGAGATGAAGGCTGCAGTTTTCTGCTGGAAAGCCTCCCCTGCCTATCGATTTCCAAGCAGCTGAA TCTCAGTCAAAACTGCCTCTCTGTCACCAGCATCTGCAGCCTGTTGAAATCAGTGAAAACCTGCCAGAGGGTGATGGAGGTGCAGGTCAG CCTTTGTCATGATACTGCAGTCCTGAGATTTAGAGAAGACAGGGAGGTTGCTGCCCTTCCTCCTAG GGAAGAGCCTGTGTTCTCTGCTGATGACCAACAACATGGGGAGGAAAACCAGACACCTACCAGCTCCCAAAAAATAAG aCTGACAGACTGTAATTTTCAAGCCAGTGACCTGAAGAGTCTGTGTGCAGTCCTGAAGGAATGTGGCCACATCTCTGAGCTGGA CCTATCACATAATTATCTGGGAGATGAGGGACTTTTGCAGCTGTTTCAGTGCCTCCCAAAACTGAGAATGTTACGTTCTCTCAA gtTTAATGGCAACCAGATCTCCCTGAACTCTGTGTTTTTCTTAGCTCAGTCATTAGCTACACTGGAACACATTAAAACAGTGAGCCTCAG CTTAGGACACACACAGGTGGTTCATCTGACCTTTTGGGAAAGAGTCAG AAGTGCCAGCAGATGGAGAAGTGGTTCCCAGGCACATCCCAAGCTGGAAGCAGAAGGACAGAGCTTTAG CCTCAGGGACTGCAGAGTGGCTCTGGAGGATGTGACCAGGCTGTGCCAGACACTGGCTCAATGTCCCCAGCTGACAGAAATGGA TCTGTCTGGAAATTCACTGAGTGACCAGAGCATGGAGAGGTTACTGAGCTTTCTGCCATCCCTCTGCCATCTGACACTACTGAG TATTAGGAGAaaccccctgtccccccactGTGCTGTTGTGCTCCTGAGCTCCATCAGCCTCTGTGGGCGGATCAGAGTGGTGGAGGTCCG GTCAAGGGAAAATGCCTTCTTGCATTTAGGAGCAAGCACACAAAGCCAAAAGACATCCTGCAG GCTGACAGGCTGTGCCATCGGGCCGGGGCaggtggagcagctctgcagcatcctggagCAGCACGGGGGGCTGGCAGAAGTGGA TCTCTCCAGGAATGAGCTGGGAGATGAAGGCCTGAGGTGCCTCTTGGACCACCTGCATCGAGTGCCTGGGACCTGCTCCCTCAA CCTCAGCCACAATGGCATTTCTCAGGATGGAGTCCTGCATCTCATAAATGCCTTTGTCACATCTGGAAACACCACTGAAGTTCAAGTCAG TTTGTGCTCCAAAGCAACTTTAATCATCAAGCTGACAAGTGGAAATGACCCAAGAAAAATTTTGAG ACTGGCAGAGTGCAACTTTCAGCCAGAGCACTTGGACAAGCTGTTCTTGCTCCTGGAAAAGTGCACTGCTCTGACAGAGTACAT GTCCTCAAATAACAACATGACAGTCCAAGCTGCAGAAAGACTTTTGCATTCCCTGAGGAAAGATCTGGGGCTGCTGAAAATCAG CATAGAAGAGCCATGGGTGTGCAAAGAGAGAGCCAGgaacctgctccagctggctgTCCAGGCCTCTGGAAACATCTCTGGGATCAC GATATGTAAAGATAAAACTCTCTTCCAATTAGTCATAAGATTCCCACATTGCCTGGAGAAGACAGAATCAGTCATTAGCAG ACTGAGTCTGTACAAGCCAGAAGTCAAACActccttctgccaaaggctttGTGAAAAATGTGCCCAGCTTCAGGAGCTGAG ATGGTCTCACATGGAACTCCATGAAGATGAAGCAGAAATTCTAGTGAGGATTTTGCTATGCCTTCCAGAGCTGAAGATGTTTGG GCTGAGCTCTAGCAGTGTTGCATCAACTGGAATTGAATATTTGATGTCAGGCTTGCAGAACTGCCAGGCCATTGAAGAACTCAA CCTGGGCTACATGAaactcagcagtgctgccatcCCTGGGCTTGTGCTGGGGCTTTGTGAGATGCCATCCCTGAAAAGGCTGGT CTTGAACCACAACAATATTGGGAATGATGGCTGCTCCAAACTCGCAGAAGCCTTGAGGGGAATGCACAACATGGAGGAAATCAA TTTAAGCCACAACAAGATTGGAGATCCAGGCCTGATAAGTcttgctgctgtcctgctggaaATGCCAAACCTGAAGAAACTCGA CCTTTCAGGGAATTGTCCCAGTCCTGCTGGAGGGGAAAGGCTGATGGCAGCTCTTGCCCATTGCAAGCACATCAAGGAGTTACT ACTATCAAGGAATGGTTTTGGAgacaggacagcagtgacacttGCCCTCTGCCTGCCTCACATGGCCAACCTGAAGATCCTGCA CTTCCAGAACAATGAAAttgggcaggcaggagggctggagctggccaGAGCCCTGGTGGTGTGTGAGCTGCTGGAAGAAATCAG TTTGTCAGAAAACGCCCTGGGGGAGCAGAGTGTCCGTGCCCTGTCCCAGGGGCTGCCGTGCCTCCAGCACCTGCGGAGGATGGA CTTGAAATTCTGTGGGATCACTGATGATGCTTCAAAGTCACTCTCCCTTGCCTTCAGACAGTGCCCCTCCCTGGAGGAGATAAC ACTGTCTTGGAATGCCCTGGAAGATGGAGGAGCCCAAGAGTTGGCCATTGCTCTCCCAAagatggaaaagctgaaagTGTTAGA cctggagaaaaaTCGCATTGGAGCCAGTGGGGCCACAAAACTCATGGAGGAACTTGCCAAGTGCCCAGGAATTCAGTTCATAAG GCTGTGGGACAATACAGTGCCCAAGGGCCTTGCTGAGAGTCTGACAAGCCAAGACCCAAGACTGTGTTTCTCCTTCAACTAG